TTCAATCTAAATATAGCAAAATAATTTTATGTATATCAATTAAAAAACCTCGACCTAAATAGGTCGAGGTTTGTTTATTCCCAGTTTTATTACTTTTTATAGTTTATTTACATTTTCTGCTTGTGGACCACGGTCACCTTCAACAATTTCAAATTCTACTTCTTCGCCGTCTTCTAGTGACTTAAAACCATCATCCTGAATTGCAGAGAAATGTACAAAAACATCATCTCCATCTTCTCTTTCAATAAAACCATAACCTTTTTTACTGTCAAACCACTTAACTTTTCCTGTGTAAATCATTTAAAAAATTCCTCCTAATTTTTAATAAAGTGAGCTCTTTCTTAGATTTTTTTGCCCACAAAATATAGTATATAGTAAAAATGATCATAAGTCAAGTGATAACCATTTAATTACGTAAATAATTTAGTGGATTGGCTGGTCTTCCATTAACTTGAACTTCAAAATGTAAATGTGGACCTGTAGAATTTCCAGTATTACCAGATCTAGAAATCACTTCACCTCTATGAACATATTCTCCATTATGTACAAGTAATTCAGAATTATGAGCATATAAAGTTTTTAAACCTTTCTGATGTAGGATAATTACTAAATAACCATAGCCTGAACTCCAACCACTATAAATTACCCGACCATCTCCAGCTGCTTTTATTCCAGTTCCAGGATTTACTGCATAATCAATCCCTTCATGCATCCTACCCCATCTAGGTCCATAATAAGAAGAAATTCTAGCATTCACCGGAGCTATAAACATCTGTTCCAATCTATCTTTATAACTAAATTCAGGAACTGCCCCAGGTAATAATAAAGTTTGACCAATTTGAATTTTTTCAGGATTTTTTATTCCATTACTGTTAATAATTTTTGTCCTGCTAATATTAAATTTATTTGCTATTGAACTTAAATTTTCTCCAGGAGAAATATTGTATAATATCCCCTTTACAGGTAATATCTTTATTTTCTCTCCAGGTTTAATTCTATTCATATT
The genomic region above belongs to Halanaerobiales bacterium and contains:
- a CDS encoding cold shock domain-containing protein, with translation MYTGKVKWFDSKKGYGFIEREDGDDVFVHFSAIQDDGFKSLEDGEEVEFEIVEGDRGPQAENVNKL
- a CDS encoding M23 family metallopeptidase, translating into MNKSVKLIYILIPIFILVSFISFISNSEDSKPKINQRMIANVELITENHNNNLELINTKLTSDKNENINTFNSDQNFALAENRNLYNIGRIRKEIIEKNSLLKKIKEHTVKKGETLWSIANKYDINIDTLIGANDISNMNRIKPGEKIKILPVKGILYNISPGENLSSIANKFNISRTKIINSNGIKNPEKIQIGQTLLLPGAVPEFSYKDRLEQMFIAPVNARISSYYGPRWGRMHEGIDYAVNPGTGIKAAGDGRVIYSGWSSGYGYLVIILHQKGLKTLYAHNSELLVHNGEYVHRGEVISRSGNTGNSTGPHLHFEVQVNGRPANPLNYLRN